The genomic window CATTCAGAGTGATGCTCTACCTGAAGAGATGCCATAAGTTGGTCTTTCTCAGAACTTATATCTTTAAGATCAAGGGGCTTTACGCTGCAGGATAGTAACTTCTCATACtgatcaaaattttcttttatgccTTGTCTTGCTCCATTTTCAATAATACTTTTCATCATGGTGCTCTGCGAGAAGTTAATTCTCCACGAAACAACCAGTTGGGAAGATTGCTCCCCTGATGGCTGCTCTAGACCAGGAGTTATGCAGTAAAGCAATTCTATCTTAAAAGTTTTGCCATATGGAGCATCCAGGGTGCTCACAACGaccaaaacaacaaaagtCCCACCTTTAGCTTTCAAATATGTTTGCTCCTCTGTGGCTTTCAAAGCTTTAATCATTTTGGTTGGTGGCTTAATGTATGACACCAGCCGTTTTAGGCTCTCACCATTATTATCGAATTCCCATGCTTTTACTTGTAAATCAGTTGATCCTTGCATGTCCGCGAAAGATTTGAAAAAGCTTGAATCTGGAGAAAAGATTGTGGAGTTCAATTCTCGAGGAGTTATTGCATATAATTGATCAAGAACTACTCCTCCAGGTAAACAACTTGGAACTTCACCACTCTGTTCTCTCGTCTCCAAACTTCTCATTAGTTCTTCGAAATCAACTGATGACGAAGGTTCTACACACTTGCTCTCTAGACTCAACGAATCATTACTTTCAGCCTCTGATACATCACTAGTTTCAATAGAGCTAATGGCTGTTGGCTCTACATtcttattgaaatattttgcaatTCGACCAGCTAATGTTGGCGCGTTAACCTTTGCTTCTTTCAACGGGACTTCTTCCTCTAATCTCATAGGAGAAGATGCCACTGAGGAAGACATTGACATTGAGGGGGAATCATGCAGAGAATCAGCATATTTTCTTGACAACATTGCAGAATCACTGGTGGGTGGAAAGTCTAATGGCGTATTCTTTTGCAACAAATAAATGGTGAGAAGAATTTCACCTAGTAGAATAACAGAGTAGCGTCAATCTGGTGTAAACTAGCCATATCAAGACTTCAGCAATCCcagaaattaacaaaatagcaattactatatgcatatgtattcAACTTCACAGCAGTAAAGCCTCCAATTCTCTGATTTTGGAATAAATCTACAACAATCACAACTAAGCAAATGAAACTAGCTcaaagaaactaaaaaattcaagTACAGTATGTGCACAGAACAGCTAATTAGAATGCAAAACATGTACTGGCATTatatgcataatgcattcaAGTATAAATAGCATAAACCAACCACAATGTGCACACACACAACCACAACTAATTGACACGTTAATCTCTGCCACAACAAGAAGGAAAACGCCATACCACAATCCTTGTTCCTGGCATTATTGCTCTTGGGATGCAGAGTGTACCAAGAAGTGCCAAGGGATTGATCCTTCGCCTCGAAAACCCAAGCTACGGGCACTCTGATCTGCCCAACAAAATCATTATTGAAACACCTTTCTTCATCCAAAACAGACACAACAAGCTTCCTTTTCAAGTCGTCCACTTTAAATATGAATTCCTCGGACCACGACGGATTCAGGCATTTCTTCACAGCTTTGCTCCTGAACGCCTGCCGCCCCAATTCTAGCTTCACATACGGATTGGTAAAGCCGCTGGCCTCCATCGGAGGCAAATTTTTGGCTTCGCTTACGCGGACCAGAAGGTTCATATTTCAGCATGAAGAATGAATCcgaaattgtttgattttgtagaCGATCGAGCTTAAAAGGAAACAACCGCGAACAATCAACGAACATTAGGCAAAAACACAatctaaaattgaatttgggCGGAAACAAAATGACGAATGTATAACCGAAAAAAACGTAAATTAAAGAAAGGAAACGCATAGAATTGGTTAGCCTTCCAAAAACTCGTTGGAGAAAATGGATGAATTTCACGAATAAAATCGAATTTGAAAAGTGCAACCCAGGagcaaaaattaaatcaaaagtGCGTGCAGAAAATGGAGTTAACGATCAAATCTTCGCTTCTCGTGATGAAGAAAGCGGATGGAAATCAAATTCGCAATGCTAAATTTAAGGAAATGATTTAGGGATATGAAGTTGCTGGGCATTggaattgattttgttctcATACGTAATTTAGAGAGTGGAGATGAGGAAATGCATGCGATTccctcttcctttttttttttttgtattttctagTAACTAAATTTCTCTGCTATTTACATTTACTGTTTCAGGCTGGTGGAGAGTAACTACCATCGTGATCGAATAATAATTATCATTGATTTCTgttctcaaatatttttatggatcataaatataatctcAAAATAGAATATCACAAATGCATGACAAAATTCACTAGATTTCCgttttgtataaatttttaatccaCTAGATTTCCGTTGTTATCACCTTGTATAAattgttcaaattttattatatatatatttttttctaataaaatactcGTCCGAAATTTTCTGTGTCAAAATAGTAACTATGTCGTAGACTTTTTGTACATTGGTAAATGGATTAGTATGCGCGGTTTGCCACATAGTATCACTCAAGGAGGATCGTAATTGTTTTTAAGTgcaaatatgattaataaaattttacttttaagttgtGTGGATAAAAAAATGCAGACTAACAATGTTATGTAGTATTTGTATCGTTTTCATTACCTCATATACTACCTTCGTCgcttacaaataaaattttttaaaatagtatacaTTTTAATGCAAAGTTAGTAAAGggaagaattaaaaaaaattaattataatattattagtgaaaaataagTCTCATCtattaaagtgaaaaaaaaaattctaaaataaaaaaatatctaattttaaaagaaaacaaagtgaaactaatttctatttctaaGGACGGACTATATACATGTGTTTCTAATTATCAGTAATTTgtattgagtttttttttttttttaaagtttatacTTAGCCTAGAGCAATGTACGTAGTTGTCCTTAATTcgttattataataatattatctaAGGAAATTGTTTATAATGTCATATATGAATTTTCATTACTTGATTGTCTCaatatgataattttgtaaaatattattccCTCCATTCGCCAATAGAAgtgatcatatttttttctattttggttcataattattataaatggtaaagaagCATCATATTCGAATAACCCATTTcattcacatatcatttaaaactagtatataCAAATGCGACGCATATCCCGCTAACTTTGttccatccacttttttaACATACCTTAAAACCCGTgatgaaaagaaatgaaactcttattcgcggacggatgGATTACAACTTACTcccacaattttttttagtttcactAAATTTCAGTAGGGCTTGTAAGTGAAtgataattttacaaaaaatccccaaaatctagtattatttgaaatgtaatatatttccttaaaagttttttatagaataaaatgtaagctgtgtatattttaaactagatttttatttgttaaaatcgGTGATTAGTTAGTCATGATAAAAATGCTAATCACGTTATTACTACAATAATCGTTATTCGTTACCAACTTACCATGCCCCTACTGTCCACTTGTGATGATAGCATGTATTCTTcctctaaaaattaaaatgatgttGGAAATGATGTTGCTTTAGGCCATGAGATTAAAGATATCTAGACTGCTAAATTCCCCATCATTGAAATTACTTCCTCCATGAATAATGATAGCTTGtctgcaataaataaatcaaatttactagtagtattacattttCTTGAAGCTCTGATCACTAATAACCCCTTTTCTcgtatttaaatgaaaattatagcATGTTAGTCCACGGTTTTCTTGGAAATGACATGTCCAAGCGGAGTGCTACTTATAAAAGGTTActtgtattaattaaataaataataatgctggaaaaattttaaattattgtctctttttttatacttGGCGATTCCCTCGCTCCAAAGACTTCTCTATCCCGACTTGATAGAGTAGTGAGAGATTTAAATTTGGCTTTAATGAAAGgtagttttaagaaaatttatatttttagatgaattaaatgttttactaAATcactaaataatgaattaattttgaagaaaatttatatttaaatccAATGACATTCATATTATGATTGAATGAATAACGTCATCATACCTAAATATCATAGCCTATTTTGAAGAAGATTAACTCTATTCGTTCGATAGTTTTCATAGTTTTGggtttaaataattaattacaaattacaatgttTGAGTGCTTCAGAGCGATCAAATTAAGGAGAAAGGACATGATGATTTCATTTTCGATATTCACTAACATAATTTAATCTGCGTCTTGATTTAACGATCgtgaaaagaaagaaaaagacacTAGTGGCACTCTAAAACTATTcttttgttaaattatgatgattttttctctttttggataactttaattgtaattaattcCACATTCTATAAGTTTCGTTAGCTTTACGAccatttttttcccttttatttcAACAATTGATTCATGCATCccaattgaaaatgaaaaagtaaaatattaggAAAAATTGGTATTGATTTGTGGTCAAATATGAAGAAATGGTACGAAAGTAGCATTATAGAATTGAAGCAAGAGACAGAGTAAATCTTATTGTCGGTCATGCATGTAATATCTTGTCTAAGTAGAATTGCTTTTCCCacattattaatcatattgACTAAGCCCACATTCACATTTGATACACATTTTCCTTATAGCTTCACTTGCTTCCACAATggctttctctctctattatGATCAATCTCTAAACTCTTGAATCTGCTAATTTTGAGGTATGTTTGCAATTTTGATGCTTAAAGTCCCTAATTTGAAGTTTGGTCACTTGTAAACTGATAGGTAAAGCAAAgcaagaataaagtaaaacaaaagcaaaccTATTGCTACTAATTTGGGTAGCTACCATATTTATGTAACATAAGTTGATAGTGCTTTTCGAGAAATTATGTATGTTTGTGGTGTTTGGATCAAAATGTTAATGCATTAGTCATATATGGTTTCCTGCTTTTATTTTTGCCTCTCCTCATTTTCATGAAAAAGCAAGTTccagttttgttttgttcaacAATACTTGATTTCTACCTACCaccattttttctcaactTTTTTCAGGATTCCCATTTCCAAATAAGCTCAATGATTTGCAAAAGCCACTTTATCAAGTATTTTAGATCAAGAATTTGAGTTGATGTTTGAAGTGTGTGtgataaattatagtagtaatctTGAATTTGCATTTTTCAATCTCGGTCCCTTTGAAGAAACATTTCACTAGCAACTGATTTTTGCTCTCAAAATCTTGTTGCAGAAATGAAGTTTATGAAACTTGGATTAAATCCAGACACCTTTTACACAGATGAGACAACGAGGTAGGcccaaatttgattatatgtaAATGctgtttaatatatataagctGTTACagataataaattttgaaattttgatcaGGACTTTGCTATCAGATGTGCCAACTGACCTCACCATCAGGATAGATGGCATGACCTATCTTCTCCACAAGgtaaattttttagtttaaatccAATAATATAGAATGATCAAATTGGTAATGCTTGCTTTTGTGCCTAGCTCAGTCTTGTCTTGTTCCAAAATGTGGCCTATTGCAAAGGCTTTTCTCTGAGAGAGACGAAAACGGTGGGAGCATCTCCGTGGACCTACACGACATCCCGGGAGGTGAGGAGGCGTTCGAGCTATGTGCTAAGTTCTGTTATGGGATCACAATCAGCCTCAGTGCACACAACTTTGTGCCAGCCCTCTGTGCTGCTAGTTTCCTGCGTATGACCGAGAAATTCGAACACGGGAACTTCATTGCAAAGCTGGAGGCCTTCTTCTCGTCGTGCATCCTCCAAGCGTGGAAGGACACTCTCATCGCACTACAGAACGCTGAGAGATTGCACGAGTGGTGTGTGAATCTTGGCATTGTGAGACGTTGCGTTGAGTCCATCGTTGACAAGATTCTAACGCCTCCAACGAAGGTTAGGTGGTCTTACACGTATACAAGGCCGGGATACATCAGGAAACGGCGCAAATCAGTACCAAAGGACTGGTGGACAGAGGACTTATCCTGCCTAGGCATAAACATGTTTAGCAGCATAGTCACAACCGTCTCTTCAACCAGCATGCTGCAGCCGCAGCTCATTGGCGAGGCATTGCACGTCTACGCGCACTGCTGGCTGCTCAACTCCTCCCGTGAATCTCCCAACAGAAAACGGAAAATCCTTGAGACGATTGTGAAGCTCATTCCAGCGGAGAAAGGGTCTGTCTCGGTCAAATTCCTGCTGAGGCTCCTCAGCACCGCGAACACGCTTGGAGCGTCTCCAGTGTCGAAAGCAGAGCTCCTGAGGCTGTCCGGGCTGCAGCTACACGAGGCCACGCTTCCGGACTTGCTGCTTCCTAATGCAGGAACCTCACACGAGGTTGATCTGGTTAAGACGGTTGCATGGAGCTTCTTGAGGCAGTGGAAACGTCGCAGCTCAGCAGGCGAAAGGGAGTCGCTGCGAGAGATGCATAAGGTGGGGAAGCTCATTGATTCTTACCTGCAAGTAGTTGCAAAGGATGCAAGAATGCCAGCTCATAAAATGGTGGCTCTGATTGAAACTCTTCCAGCAACAGCAAGGCCTCAACATGACCATCTTTACAAAGCAATCAACATCTATCTCAAggtatatttatacatttttgaaaaagcttttaattctataaaatatatgGTTTGGGATATGATCAATTGATAACTATcttataaattgataataattgataacTATGGCAACAACCTGCATTATTGAAGACATATGTATCAACaaaatgtagttgacatacgtatgcattgtgttgacatgtAATATAGATGTCAGGACAAGACATACGtatgtcaactacattttGTTGGCATACAAATGTCTTCGTATTatattttggttaaatttaAGATAGTCATTAATCTAACATGACCCTATGtggttttatatttcttatacAACAAACAGGCACATCCTGATGTGAGCAAAGCAAATAAGAAACACCTCTGCAGCTTCTTAGACTGCCAAAAACTGTCACCAGAAGTGCGATCTCATGCTAGCAAGAACGAGCGGCTGCCACTAAGAACGGTCGTGCAAGTCCTCTTCTTCGAGCAGGAGAAAAGCAACACCACGGCTTCGAAGGTAAGTAGCACTGCAGCGGAGGAGCAAGGCAATGGTACCAGGCCTAAAGCGCCCGGAACAAACGGAGCGCAGCTCAGCAAAGAGTTGAGTTTTAAGGTGAAGGTGGAGacggagaaggagaagaagagggAGGTTGCGGGAGACGCTGCACCGCAGCTAAATCCTCATAGCAAAGCTCAAATGAGAAGTTTATCGAAGATGACATACATTAAACGTTGAAGAAAGATAGATCACAAGATTTTCTGTTAATTGAGTTGTTGTAGTGAGATTGTGAACATATCCTCTGCTAATGAAGAGGCaagacaaaaaatatatactccaagTATAAAGTTGTTGCATCATACTATGTAGAAAGAAATTTAGTTACTATTCTTgatgaatttgaataaatatgcTGCGGTAGTGCGGTAGACTAGAACTCGAAATCTTAGATTGACATTAACACAATACCACTCTATGCCAACACACACGTCTATGTTGCcctcttctcttttttttttctgcttGTGTTGGCTGTTGTTGTcccatgtaatttttttgccAATTATCAAAGGTATCCATCGGCGGGCTCAGTGACTATTCCTCGTGCTGATTTGTAGGCACTTCGATAGATGAGACAGCTGACCCAATAGTTTAAAGTTGTTCCATACCCAAATACAGGTCCCTAACCATTTGATTAAGGATAGACGAGTAGTCTCACGTTAATTTTGGTTATACTCCATGTTTCATTCAGAAGTCAAATTTAGATGTTATTAGAATTAGTATCTCTTTCAATCAGAGGTTAGTCAAGCCTGTTTAGCATGGGCTTAATagatttggattttatttaaagtaagcaaaactcattttaagatttttGTACTACTATGCATTGGATGGTTTTGGGACCTTAACAATGTGAATAATCCTACTATGTTGGATATTTTTGTACTACTATGTTGGGTGGTTTTGTGTTAGTGTTAAATTtgactgattttttttcataatgcatttaattttttttttctttttcattcttGAAAACAAATTATCTTAAATAATCCTAAAACAATTTCTCAAGAAGAATGACACACcttgtaaaattgaaataatatatttaaaatatactataaatctAAGAACCTCCAATTCAATTAGTGGAAGCTATCCAAGtaataatacttaaaaatataatcaattttcttatatactATACCATCTGTTCTAACTAAATTGTGTTGTATTCTACTCTGTAATAactcaactaagttgagttattttattttttaacaaaaaatataaacatccaattaattttactttattccattatttcctatttttcaatataatttcttaatctccgtatccaaaagttttgactcaacttagttaaGACGGgtgagtactaattttttattttttatttatatactaacGATATTGTTTACTCAAAAACATagattatactccctccgtcccatagaaataggcaatatttcttttttcgtccgtctcATATAAATAGCCACTACAcattttcaactattttttttcattctctcttactttatcaattatgcattaaaatccaGGTATATATCAAAAGGTTTATTTGTatgtgacggagggagtaattagaAGCACAAtcaagataaataaaaagtttgaCAAAGTCCACGtcactatattatttatcagtgttagagcattcacaatggTAATAGCATATCTCCATTTCCCATCGACCAAGTTAGCATTTTTATCATCATCTCCCTGAAATGGTACAATCTATctcgatttttatttttgcaattctttgttaatatgttatcaaaaaaattaattaaaatattaaaataatatactccttctgtcccattAATTGTCTATTCTAATTTTTGCACAAGtttcaagaaatataatgaaaaatgagtttaaaaagttagtggaacatgAGTTCCACGTTTATTTgttggtactccctccgtttcaccaTAGTTGAGGTGAAATTTTTTGGCACgaaattttgtaaatgaatattgggtgtgttaaatgtGAAAGGTGAATGCTGAATTAGCTCAAGTCAATGTGGAACAACAACTCAAAACGCTTTGAGCCCGAGAAGCTACGGCAGCCGTGCGATGAAGACTTCTATGATAGATTGTTTCTCAGTCGTACGATTAGATTTTAGTAGCTGAGTATAGATACTTGTTTTTGAGCTACAGTTAGTAGTTGTAACATTTTTGCACATTCTCCTTTTGCGATTGAAATATACACCAGATTTCTCTCccaaattcttcttcttccacatTCAGTTTATACTTcagagtgtgtgtgtgtgcaatcGGTTCCTCTAGCCGTAATTCTTCCAACAAGTGGCGTCGTCCGTGTGGgaattgttaggtttggtatactgaaaagcatgtttcgagcagtttcgctcaaatagaatcttgcttgtatacgtaaaactctataatccacttttaacccgattcagtattattcgagcagtttcgcacgaatagaatcaatatattattacattgtgtttgcttgtgcatttagaagatgttttataaacatttgaatgtataagaagcaaacaaagtctaagtcttttgcttagtagactggttgtgggcgtcgtccactttaaggtaacacagtcggttctatgcaatactttgcaaaagaaaaagaagaatttcacaacccagataggcttagactacctatcgtgaaaggttgcaatttcagtccgattatttctaagccttactgaaataagatgacgttggtgtggtatagcacttgaatggatctaacagcaagacgtgtctttatgctatctaccgaaagactaggtcttgataaaatactatttcctaatctacatacgttagcattgagcatacggtattgattatgcactactttgacttatcaaatggtgcgggtttttcgcaacccaataatcctgatatattgggtagtggtgattaatatctagcggtgctaggattgctattatgttgaatcgtgcgcgaggtgagtctcgtttgataatgtcctcaagaggagcttgaacaaggttttattattcggaaaactggccagttggagttttattactctatgaataataaataagtgtttcttgctaagtccactcttggaattaataagatgttaattaattaagtccatagcagacttcaattaattaatggacatttatatcttaagcgcgggaaataaataatatatataatggaaacccggattacttgtaatttcgaatttggatggggagtgcaatattacttctgtagtggctgctcgtaatattccaatataagcttgtattaaattgtgggttcaatttaattagtaaaaagctaattgggcgagc from Salvia hispanica cultivar TCC Black 2014 unplaced genomic scaffold, UniMelb_Shisp_WGS_1.0 HiC_scaffold_240, whole genome shotgun sequence includes these protein-coding regions:
- the LOC125198765 gene encoding BTB/POZ domain-containing protein At5g47800-like, producing the protein MKFMKLGLNPDTFYTDETTRTLLSDVPTDLTIRIDGMTYLLHKSCLVPKCGLLQRLFSERDENGGSISVDLHDIPGGEEAFELCAKFCYGITISLSAHNFVPALCAASFLRMTEKFEHGNFIAKLEAFFSSCILQAWKDTLIALQNAERLHEWCVNLGIVRRCVESIVDKILTPPTKVRWSYTYTRPGYIRKRRKSVPKDWWTEDLSCLGINMFSSIVTTVSSTSMLQPQLIGEALHVYAHCWLLNSSRESPNRKRKILETIVKLIPAEKGSVSVKFLLRLLSTANTLGASPVSKAELLRLSGLQLHEATLPDLLLPNAGTSHEVDLVKTVAWSFLRQWKRRSSAGERESLREMHKVGKLIDSYLQVVAKDARMPAHKMVALIETLPATARPQHDHLYKAINIYLKAHPDVSKANKKHLCSFLDCQKLSPEVRSHASKNERLPLRTVVQVLFFEQEKSNTTASKVSSTAAEEQGNGTRPKAPGTNGAQLSKELSFKVKVETEKEKKREVAGDAAPQLNPHSKAQMRSLSKMTYIKR